One Triticum dicoccoides isolate Atlit2015 ecotype Zavitan chromosome 5B, WEW_v2.0, whole genome shotgun sequence genomic window carries:
- the LOC119305432 gene encoding HSP-interacting protein-like gives MSSEQEHPETSELEEEVEKDEDAAIVELVTELKQEHPETSELEEEVEKDEDAAIVELVTELKQEGTTLFRLRDYDGAAFKFDEAIRLSPRAPRAYNENDIASLHSNVAACYMHMNAHRPEDDYHYHQAIDRCNMALDASPRYTKALLKRARCFEALDRLDLACVDVQEVLTLEPNNAVALELLESLREEMEEKKFLLEQEARSLDDLIKVISASEKVAKQFSCTIATAAADPTKKAVSTEADGHDMEGILIPGDGEQDDEQASYDDNDGEEAPSGQTEEAHVDVGDQSGQHKQEDGGNAEHHAGAENSAGSGATRCVEFVLGEEGDVRRIALLPQDGGLAQLMDIARGKFPDLKELSVNFKDDRGDLVTVDSTTDQSAWFDEANSRSQGPLRLYVTEGNRERVSCPDQPIREHDSVDPCLSHDK, from the coding sequence ATGAGCAGCGAACAGGAACACCCGGAGACGTCAgaattggaggaggaggtggagaaggACGAGGATGCCGCCATCGTGGAGCTGGTGACGGAGCTGAAGCAGGAACACCCGGAGACGTCAgaattggaggaggaggtggagaaggACGAGGATGCCGCCATCGTGGAGCTGGTGACGGAGCTGAAGCAGGAAGGCACCACGTTGTTCCGGCTGCGGGACTACGATGGTGCCGCGTTCAAGTTCGACGAGGCGATCCGGCTGTCCCCTCGAGCCCCGCGCGCGTACAACGAGAACGACATCGCCTCCCTCCACAGCAATGTGGCGGCGTGCTACATGCACATGAACGCGCACCGCCCCGAGGACGACTACCACTACCACCAGGCCATCGACCGGTGCAACATGGCCCTCGACGCGTCGCCGAGGTACACCAAGGCGCTCCTGAAGAGGGCGCGCTGCTTCGAGGCGCTGGACCGGCTGGACCTGGCCTGCGTCGACGTGCAGGAGGTGCTGACCTTGGAGCCCAACAACGCGGTCGCGCTGGAGCTCCTCGAGAGCCTCCGGGAGGAGATGGAGGAGAAGAAGTTCTTGCTGGAGCAGGAGGCCAGGTCGCTGGACGACCTCATCAAGGTCATCTCCGCCAgcgagaaggtggccaagcagttCAGCTGTACCATCGCTACTGCAGCAGCAGATCCTACTAAGAAGGCTGTTTCGACGGAGGCGGATGGCCATGACATGGAGGGGATATTGATCCCCGGTGACGGTGAGCAGGACGACGAGCAGGCGAGCTACGACGACAATGACGGGGAAGAAGCACCGAGTGGCCAGACGGAGGAGGCGCATGTAGATGTAGGTGATCAGAGTGGTCAGCACAAGCAGGAAGACGGAGGCAACGCGGAGCATCATGCCGGCGCTGAGAACAGTGCTGGCTCTGGAGCGACGAGATGCGTGGAGTTCGTTCTCGGAGAAGAAGGGGATGTCAGGAGGATCGCGCTGCTTCCACAGGATGGCGGTCTGGCTCAGTTGATGGACATAGCTCGGGGCAAGTTCCCCGACCTCAAGGAACTGTCTGTTAATTTCAAGGACGACCGGGGTGACTTGGTAACGGTCGACTCGACTACGGACCAGAGCGCATGGTTCGATGAAGCGAATTCCCGGTCCCAAGGGCCACTTCGGTTGTACGTAACCGAAGGTAATCGCGAACGGGTGTCGTGCCCCGATCAGCCGATTCGGGAACACGACTCTGTTGATCCGTGCTTGTCGCACGATAAGTAG
- the LOC119308591 gene encoding aspartate--tRNA ligase 2, cytoplasmic-like, whose amino-acid sequence MSSEPAPAPAPASASTEELEADLSTATISKKQLKKDARKAEKAGKASQRQQQQQPQAEEADPFAANYGDVPVEEIQSKVISGRTWTDIGDLDEAAAGRSVLIRGSAQTLRPVSKKMAFVVLRQSMSTVQCVLVASADAGVSTQMVRFATSLSKESIVDVEGVVTLPKEPLKATTQQVEIQVRKVYCINRAIPTLPINLEDAVRSEAEFEKAEQNGEKLVRVLQDTRLNYRAIDLRTPANQAIFRIQCHVENKFREFLFSENFIGIHSPKLIGGSSEGGASVFKLEYNGQPACLAQSPQLYKQMSICGGFGRVFEVGPVFRAEKSNTHRHLCEFIGLDAEMEIKEHYFEVCDIIDGLFVAIFKHLNENCQKELETINRQYPFEPLKYLEKTLKLTYEEGIKMLKEAGTEIEPMGDLNTEAEKKLGRLVKEKYGTEFFILYQYPLAVRPFYTMPCYDDPAYSNSFDVFIRGEEIISGAQRIHMPELLRKRAIECGIDASTIASYIESFSYGAPPHGGFGVGLERVVMLFCALNNIRKTSLFPRDPQRLAP is encoded by the exons ATGTCGTCGGAGCCCGCACCTGCGCCCGCACCCGCCTCTGCCTCCACGGAGGAGCTCGAGGCCGACCTCTCCACCGCGACCATCAGCAAGAAGCAGCTGAAGAAGGACGCGCGGAAGGCCGAGAAGGCCGGGAAGGCGTCGCagcgccagcagcagcagcagccgcaggcGGAGGAGGCCGACCCCTTCGCGGCCAACTACGGAGATGTCCCCGTCGAGGAGATCCAGTCCAAGGTCATCTCCGGCCGGACCTGGACCGACATCGGCGACCTCGACGAGGCCGCCGCGGGCCGCTCCGTGCTCATCCGCGGCTCCGCGCAGACGCTGCGCCCCGTCAGCAAGAAGATGGCCTTCGTCGTGCTGCGCCAGAGCATGAGCACCGTGCAGTGCGTGCTCGTCGCCAGCGCCGACGCCGGGGTCAGCACGCAGATGGTGCGCTTCGCCACCTCCCTCAGTAAGGAGAGCATCGTCGACGTCGAGGGCGTCGTCACCCTCCCCAAGGAGCCCCTCAAGGCCACCACGCAGCAG GTCGAGATCCAGGTTAGGAAGGTCTACTGCATCAATAGGGCGATCCCCACACTTCCAATCAACCTTGAGGACGCAGTCCGGAGTGAGGCAGAATTCGAGAAGGCTGAACAA AATGGGGAGAAGCTGGTACGTGTTCTCCAGGACACACGCTTGAACTATCGAGCTATCGATCTGCGGACACCTGCGAATCAAGCAATCTTCCGCATCCAATGCCATGTTGAGAAC AAATTCAGAGAATTTTTGTTCTCGGAGAATTTTATCGGGATCCACAGTCCAAAGTTGATTGGTGGATCAAGTGAAGGTGGTGCATCTGTATTCAAGCTGGAGTACAATGGCCAGCCTGCTTGTTTAGCACAATCTCCCCAATTATACAAGCAGATGAGCATCTGTGGTGGCTTTGGCCGCGTCTTTGAGGTTGGTCCCGTCTTTAGAGCAGAAAAGTCAAACACTCACAGGCATCTGTGTGAGTTTATTGGGTTGGATGCTGAGATGGAGATCAAGGAGCACTACTTTGAG GTTTGTGATATCATAGATGGCTTATTTGTAGCAATATTCAAACACTTGAATGAAAATTGTCAGAAGGAACTTGAGACAATAAATAGGCAGTATCCATTTGAACCTCTGAAG TACCTAGAGAAAACCTTGAAGCTGACGTACGAGGAAGGGATTAAAATGCTGAAG GAAGCCGGAACTGAAATCGAGCCTATGGGTGACCTCAACACTGAAGCTGAGAAGAAACTTGGTCGGCTTGTTAAGGAGAA GTATGGCACAGAATTTTTCATCCTCTATCAGTATCCTTTGGCTGTGCGCCCTTTCTACACCATGCCTTGCTATGATGATCCAGCTTACAGCAACTCTTTTGATGTTTTCATTCGAG GTGAGGAAATTATTTCTGGAGCGCAAAGAATACATATGCCTGAACTTCTGAGGAAACGTGCAATCGAGTGTGGAATTGACGCGAGTACTATCGCATCGTACATTGAATCATTCAG CTATGGTGCACCTCCTCATGGCGGTTTCGGGGTCGGCTTGGAGAGGGTGGTTATGCTGTTCTGCGCCCTCAACAACATCAGGAAGACATCTCTTTTCCCTCGTGACCCACAGAGGCTCGCGCCATAA